The proteins below are encoded in one region of Tamandua tetradactyla isolate mTamTet1 chromosome 9, mTamTet1.pri, whole genome shotgun sequence:
- the APLNR gene encoding apelin receptor has product MEESGDFDSYYGADNQSECEYMDWKSSGALVPAIYLLVFLLGTTGNGLVLWTVFRSSREKRRSADIFIASLAVADLTFVVTLPLWATYTYRDYDWPFGTFACKLSSYLIFVNMYASVFCLTGLSFDRYLAIVRPVANARLRLRVSGAVATAVLWVLAALLALPVMVFRSTGDLENTTQLQCYMDYSLVATSSSEWAWEIGLGVSSTAVGFVVPFAIMLTCYFFIARTIAGHFRKERVEGLRKRRRLLGIIVVLVVTFALCWMPYHLVKTLYMLGSLLHWPCDFDLFLMNVFPYCTCISYVNSCLNPFLYAFFDPRFRRACASVLCWGQSRCGAASPSSSGEKSASYSSGHSQGPGPNLGKGGEQTPEKSIPYSQETLVVD; this is encoded by the coding sequence ATGGAGGAAAGTGGCGATTTCGACAGCTACTATGGGGCGGACAACCAGTCCGAGTGTGAGTACATGGACTGGAAATCCTCCGGGGCCCTGGTCCCTGCCATCTACTTGCTGGTTTTCCTCCTGGGCACCACGGGCAACGGCCTGGTCCTCTGGACTGTATTTCGGAGCAGCCGGGAGAAGAGGCGCTCGGCGGACATCTTCATCGCCAGCCTGGCTGTGGCCGACCTGACTTTCGTGGTGACCCTTCCACTGTGGGCCACCTACACCTACCGGGACTACGACTGGCCCTTCGGCACCTTCGCCTGCAAGCTCAGCAGCTACCTCATCTTCGTCAACATGTACGCCAGCGTCTTCTGCCTCACCGGCCTCAGCTTCGACCGCTACCTGGCCATCGTGAGGCCGGTGGCCAACGCGCGGCTGAGGCTGCGGGTCAGCGGGGCCGTGGCCACGGCCGTCCTGTGGGTGCTGGCCGCGCTGCTGGCCCTGCCGGTCATGGTCTTCCGTTCCACCGGGGACCTGGAGAACACCACCCAGCTGCAGTGCTACATGGACTACTCGCTGGTGGCCACCTCCAGCTCCGAGTGGGCTTGGGAGATAGGCCTGGGCGTCTCGTCCACCGCCGTGGGCTTCGTGGTGCCCTTCGCCATCATGCTGACCTGTTACTTCTTCATCGCCCGGACCATCGCCGGCCACTTCCGCAAGGAGCGCGTGGAGGGCCTCCGGAAGCGACGGCGGCTGCTGGGCATCATCGTGGTGTTGGTGGTGACCTTCGCTCTGTGCTGGATGCCCTACCACCTGGTGAAGACGCTCTACATGCTGGGAAGTCTCCTCCACTGGCCCTGCGACTTCGACCTCTTCCTCATGAACGTCTTTCCCTACTGCACCTGCATCAGCTACGTCAACAGCTGCCTCAACCCGTTCCTCTACGCCTTCTTTGATCCCCGATTCCGCCGAGCCTGCGCCTCGGTGCTGTGCTGGGGCCAGAGCAGGTGCGGGGCTGCCTCTCCCAGCAGCAGCGGGGAGAAGTCGGCCAGCTACTCCTCCGGGCACAGCCAGGGCCCTGGCCCCAACCTGGGGAAGGGCGGAGAGCAGACGCCTGAGAAATCTATCCCCTATAGCCAAGAGACCCTTGTGGTTGACTAG